The Paenibacillus sp. FSL R7-0204 genome includes a region encoding these proteins:
- a CDS encoding sensor histidine kinase — MFKKDYSLRNTIFLRLIVTFLLIMLPILVFAAYLYQWIMQTASSDIRSSASAQTVFYLNDMENEIERMKLLQYSLLEDEDLNKLALTWETLPTIDRTENLNSLMKRLFIVQNSSTYIKDVRVHIMTIGRTISSVGGVREIELKRFREIRSVFGDRRSQVIEWDGGLYLSAMKQRGIKGAEPLLTVEIELDTQELRAALGQFNTYPGSGTLLLSDSARFALYSMTGELAGAEPSQYARDIRTVASGERLRIAGAPYYIVQTGSQELGLSIYRIIPEDIIKNPLSKFYTWAWVFGVAALAIIIAFALSTYKFIHKPMLTLVKSFRRMEQGDLDIHIQHESKDEFRYLYSRFNQMVSNLHSLIDQVYKQKIMAQRAELKQLQSQINPHFLYNSFFILNTMAKTGDTERIEQLTTMLGEYFQFVTRNASDLVSLEQEIHHARMYTEIQAMRFSRRIGVRFDALSEELKKVSVPRLIVQPIIENAFKHSLEKKSMEGLIIIRFAQEGPDIRIIVEDNGDRLSDDTLVQLKESLNVYREQAETTGLVNIHRRIRITFGEESGLLADRSELGGLRVTILLRAGGENAGVQDAYR; from the coding sequence TTGTTCAAAAAGGATTACTCACTGCGCAATACGATATTTCTGCGGCTGATTGTGACCTTTCTGCTCATTATGCTGCCTATTCTTGTCTTCGCCGCTTATCTGTATCAATGGATTATGCAAACGGCCAGCAGCGATATCCGAAGCTCGGCCAGCGCCCAGACCGTCTTTTACTTAAATGATATGGAGAATGAGATCGAGCGGATGAAGCTGCTGCAGTATAGTCTGCTGGAGGATGAGGATCTGAACAAGCTGGCTCTGACCTGGGAGACGCTGCCGACCATTGACCGCACGGAGAATCTGAATTCGCTGATGAAACGCCTGTTCATCGTGCAGAACAGCAGTACGTATATTAAGGACGTCAGGGTTCATATCATGACTATAGGCCGGACTATCTCATCGGTCGGCGGCGTGCGTGAGATTGAACTGAAGCGCTTCCGCGAGATCCGCTCGGTCTTCGGGGACCGCCGTTCCCAGGTGATTGAGTGGGATGGTGGTCTGTATCTTAGTGCGATGAAGCAGCGGGGCATCAAGGGGGCGGAACCGCTGCTGACGGTAGAGATTGAGCTGGACACCCAAGAGCTGCGGGCGGCGCTGGGCCAATTCAATACGTATCCCGGCAGTGGAACGCTATTGCTCTCCGATAGTGCGAGATTCGCGCTATACAGCATGACCGGCGAGCTGGCAGGGGCGGAACCTTCCCAGTACGCCCGGGATATCCGCACGGTGGCATCCGGGGAGAGGCTGAGGATCGCCGGCGCGCCTTATTACATCGTCCAGACCGGCTCGCAGGAGCTTGGCTTGTCCATTTACCGGATCATCCCGGAGGATATTATCAAGAATCCGCTTAGCAAATTCTATACCTGGGCCTGGGTGTTTGGTGTGGCTGCGCTTGCCATCATCATTGCTTTTGCGCTGTCAACCTACAAGTTCATTCATAAGCCGATGCTGACGCTGGTGAAGAGCTTCCGGAGAATGGAGCAGGGCGATCTGGATATTCATATCCAGCATGAGTCGAAGGATGAATTCCGTTATCTGTACAGCCGCTTCAACCAGATGGTGAGCAATCTGCATTCCCTGATCGATCAGGTCTACAAGCAGAAGATTATGGCCCAGCGGGCAGAGCTGAAGCAATTGCAGTCACAGATTAACCCGCATTTTCTGTATAACAGCTTCTTCATTCTGAACACGATGGCGAAGACCGGTGATACCGAGCGGATCGAACAGCTTACTACGATGCTCGGCGAATACTTCCAGTTTGTCACCCGTAACGCTTCCGACCTGGTGTCCTTGGAGCAGGAGATTCACCATGCAAGAATGTATACAGAGATTCAGGCCATGCGTTTCTCCCGCAGAATTGGAGTCCGGTTCGATGCCTTGTCCGAGGAGCTGAAGAAGGTGTCCGTTCCGCGGCTGATTGTACAGCCGATTATTGAGAACGCGTTCAAGCACAGCCTGGAAAAGAAATCCATGGAGGGCCTGATCATTATCCGCTTCGCACAGGAAGGACCGGACATCCGCATTATCGTAGAGGATAACGGGGACCGGCTGAGTGATGATACGCTAGTGCAATTGAAAGAGTCCCTTAATGTCTATCGGGAGCAGGCGGAGACAACGGGTCTAGTGAACATTCACCGGCGCATCCGCATTACCTTCGGGGAAGAGAGCGGCTTGCTGGCGGACCGGAGTGAGCTGGGCGGACTAAGGGTAACCATTCTTCTTAGAGCTGGAGGTGAGAATGCTGGTGTACAGGATGCTTATCGTTGA
- a CDS encoding glycosyl hydrolase family 8, whose protein sequence is MNTTEGSFYTGEYRNLFLENGLRPEAIQQRLEDTWNEMFYGAPDVRLYHTMDDDKGYIIDTGNTDVRTEGMSYGMMMAVQMDKKEEFDRLWKFAKVFMQHTEGRYKDYFAWHCKLDGTRLSQGPAPDGEEFFAMALFFASSRWGDGAAPFNYSEQARSILRACVHKGEDGEGDPMWDPETRLIKFIPETPFSDPSYHLPHFYDLFALQADEADRAFWKDAAAKSRAYLHKACHPETGLSPEYANYDGTPAEPQPHGDYRHFFSDAYRVAANIGLDYEWFRCDPWQVEQSNRIQAFFLGIDPADYRRYTIDGQPFDELSLHPVGLLSTLAMASLAADGPDAGHFVKLFWNTPLRTGERRYYDNCLYFFTMLALSGNYRIYM, encoded by the coding sequence ATGAATACTACAGAGGGCTCTTTTTATACAGGAGAGTACAGAAATCTGTTCCTTGAGAACGGACTGCGTCCGGAGGCGATTCAGCAGCGGCTGGAAGATACCTGGAACGAAATGTTCTACGGCGCCCCTGATGTACGGCTCTACCATACTATGGATGACGATAAGGGATATATCATAGATACAGGCAATACCGATGTGCGCACAGAGGGCATGTCGTACGGGATGATGATGGCGGTTCAGATGGATAAAAAGGAGGAGTTCGACCGGCTCTGGAAATTCGCCAAGGTCTTCATGCAGCATACGGAGGGCCGTTATAAGGATTATTTCGCCTGGCATTGTAAGCTGGACGGCACCCGTCTGTCGCAAGGACCTGCCCCGGACGGAGAGGAGTTCTTCGCGATGGCCCTGTTCTTCGCTTCCAGCCGCTGGGGTGACGGGGCCGCGCCGTTCAATTATTCCGAGCAGGCCAGAAGCATTCTCCGCGCCTGTGTGCACAAGGGAGAAGACGGGGAAGGCGATCCGATGTGGGACCCCGAGACCCGGCTGATTAAGTTCATCCCGGAGACTCCGTTCAGCGATCCCTCCTATCATTTGCCGCATTTCTATGATCTGTTCGCCCTGCAGGCGGATGAAGCAGACCGGGCATTCTGGAAGGATGCGGCCGCCAAAAGCAGAGCCTATCTGCACAAGGCCTGCCATCCCGAAACCGGACTGTCGCCGGAATACGCCAATTATGACGGGACTCCGGCTGAACCCCAGCCGCATGGCGACTACCGCCACTTCTTCAGTGACGCATACCGGGTCGCCGCCAACATCGGGCTGGATTATGAATGGTTCCGCTGCGATCCTTGGCAGGTAGAGCAGTCTAACCGCATTCAGGCGTTCTTCCTGGGCATCGATCCGGCTGATTACCGGCGGTATACGATTGACGGCCAGCCTTTTGACGAGCTGTCCCTGCATCCGGTCGGCCTGCTGTCCACTCTGGCAATGGCCTCGCTCGCTGCTGACGGACCGGATGCCGGGCACTTCGTCAAGCTGTTCTGGAACACCCCGCTGCGCACTGGAGAACGGCGCTATTACGACAACTGCCTGTATTTCTTCACCATGCTGGCGCTGAGCGGGAATTATCGGATTTATATGTAA
- a CDS encoding family 43 glycosylhydrolase, giving the protein MTTQQQGFNPYLPSWEYVPDAEPYVFEGRVYVYGSHDRFNGHAFCLNDYVCWSAPEDNLGDWQYEGVIYKTTDDPLNPEGSMCLYAPDVTQGPDGRYYLYYVLDKVSAVSVAVCDKPGGKYEFYGYVTYGDGTRLGEREGDEPQFDPGVLTEGDTTYLYTGFCGYGDKSRHGAMATVLGPDMLTIIEEPVFVAPSQPYSQGTGFEGYEFFEAPSIRKRGDIYYLIYSSISMHELCYATSSHPTRDFVYQGVIVSNCDLHIDTYKPADRTMYYGGNNHGSIVEVNGAWYIFYHRHTNGTAFSRQGCIEPITFREDGTIPQVEITTSGPNGGPLEGRGEYPACLACHLFTKDQEMYTGGFGKMGAWMDSRFPKITQDGRDGEEEVGYIANMTESATAGFKYFDCKGVSRVSIKVRGYCHGEFQVKTAWDGPALASIPVGFTNVWKEYAAEVTIPDGVQALYFTYTGGGGAQFASFTLA; this is encoded by the coding sequence ATGACAACACAACAACAAGGATTCAACCCATACCTGCCTTCCTGGGAGTACGTGCCGGATGCGGAACCTTATGTTTTTGAAGGAAGAGTATATGTCTATGGCTCGCATGACCGGTTCAATGGACACGCCTTCTGTCTGAACGACTACGTCTGCTGGTCAGCGCCGGAGGACAATCTGGGCGATTGGCAGTATGAAGGGGTGATCTACAAGACGACAGATGACCCGCTCAACCCGGAAGGCAGCATGTGTCTCTATGCACCGGATGTGACGCAGGGACCGGACGGGCGCTACTATCTCTACTATGTACTGGACAAGGTTTCTGCCGTATCGGTAGCGGTCTGCGATAAGCCGGGCGGCAAATATGAATTCTACGGCTATGTAACCTACGGGGACGGCACGCGTCTGGGCGAACGGGAAGGCGATGAGCCGCAGTTTGACCCGGGGGTATTGACCGAAGGCGACACCACGTACCTGTACACCGGCTTCTGCGGATACGGCGACAAGTCCAGACACGGCGCGATGGCTACCGTACTGGGTCCAGATATGCTGACGATTATTGAAGAGCCTGTGTTCGTGGCACCGAGCCAGCCTTACAGCCAGGGAACCGGCTTCGAGGGCTATGAGTTCTTCGAGGCCCCTTCCATCCGCAAAAGAGGAGATATCTACTACCTGATCTATTCCTCCATCTCCATGCATGAGCTGTGTTATGCCACCAGCAGTCATCCTACCCGGGATTTCGTGTATCAGGGAGTCATTGTGAGCAACTGTGATCTGCATATCGATACGTATAAGCCTGCGGACCGGACGATGTATTACGGCGGCAATAACCACGGCAGCATCGTGGAGGTTAATGGAGCGTGGTATATCTTCTATCACCGGCATACCAACGGGACCGCGTTCTCGCGCCAGGGCTGCATCGAGCCGATTACGTTCCGTGAAGACGGCACCATCCCGCAGGTGGAGATTACAACCTCCGGCCCGAACGGCGGCCCGCTGGAAGGACGCGGAGAATATCCGGCCTGCCTGGCCTGTCATTTGTTCACCAAGGATCAGGAGATGTATACCGGAGGGTTTGGCAAGATGGGTGCCTGGATGGACAGCCGGTTCCCGAAGATTACCCAGGACGGCAGAGACGGCGAGGAAGAGGTTGGCTATATTGCCAATATGACGGAGTCGGCGACCGCGGGGTTCAAGTATTTTGACTGCAAGGGGGTTAGCCGGGTCTCCATCAAGGTGCGGGGATATTGCCATGGTGAGTTCCAGGTGAAGACAGCTTGGGACGGGCCTGCGCTTGCTTCTATTCCGGTAGGCTTTACGAATGTCTGGAAAGAATATGCTGCGGAAGTGACGATTCCGGACGGTGTTCAGGCGCTGTATTTCACGTATACCGGGGGCGGCGGCGCGCAGTTTGCATCGTTTACACTAGCTTAA
- a CDS encoding ABC transporter permease, whose amino-acid sequence MRAKLRKELPLHLMLLPGLVMIILFSYVPMAGVMIAFQKFIPAKGLFGDQKWVGLDNFEYVMNLPSFTQVLWNTLFISSLKLILGLIIPLVFAILLNELASNVIKRSVQTAIYLPYFLSWVVLGGILIDILSPSGGIVNEFLGWFGVSKIFFLGDNDWFPFTLIASDVWKNFGYGTIVYLAAITGIDPGLYEAATIDGANRWHKTWHITIPGIRMVIVLLSVLSLGQLLNAGFDQVFNLYSPQVYESGDILDTFVYRIGLLDAQYGVATAVGFFKSIISLTLISSSYFLAYRFAKYRIF is encoded by the coding sequence ATGAGAGCAAAACTGCGAAAAGAACTGCCGCTTCATTTGATGCTTTTGCCGGGACTGGTGATGATCATTCTGTTCTCCTACGTCCCCATGGCCGGTGTCATGATCGCGTTCCAGAAATTCATCCCTGCCAAGGGCTTGTTCGGGGATCAGAAGTGGGTGGGCCTGGATAACTTTGAATATGTGATGAACCTGCCAAGCTTCACACAGGTGCTGTGGAATACGCTGTTTATTTCGAGTCTCAAGCTGATTCTGGGCCTGATTATTCCGCTGGTGTTCGCAATTCTGCTGAACGAGCTGGCCAGTAATGTGATTAAACGGTCCGTGCAGACAGCGATTTATCTGCCGTATTTCTTGTCCTGGGTTGTGCTTGGCGGCATCTTGATTGATATTCTGTCTCCATCGGGCGGGATTGTGAATGAATTCCTCGGATGGTTCGGTGTCTCCAAGATTTTCTTCCTCGGCGACAATGACTGGTTCCCCTTCACGCTGATTGCCTCGGATGTGTGGAAGAACTTCGGCTACGGAACGATTGTATATCTGGCGGCTATAACGGGCATTGATCCCGGGTTATATGAAGCAGCTACCATTGACGGCGCCAACCGCTGGCACAAGACCTGGCATATTACTATTCCGGGCATACGTATGGTCATCGTCCTGCTGTCGGTACTCAGTCTGGGACAACTGCTGAACGCGGGCTTCGATCAGGTCTTCAATCTATACAGTCCGCAGGTCTATGAGAGCGGGGATATCCTGGATACCTTCGTCTACCGGATCGGTCTATTGGACGCCCAATACGGCGTAGCGACTGCCGTCGGCTTCTTTAAATCGATCATATCGCTCACCTTGATTTCCAGCTCGTATTTCCTGGCTTACCGTTTTGCCAAATACCGGATCTTCTAG
- a CDS encoding response regulator transcription factor, translated as MLVYRMLIVDDEEIITDGLAVIFGKMELELDIYKAYSGHEALNLLHRTRVDIVLSDICMPEMDGLELMKHIRRSWPQCKIVFLTGHSDFNYVYQAIQAPGVQYVLKNEGYPKLIEAVMRALQELNDAMQVNDLIRESKEQLNTLETLAQGDYFRHLIHSVKADQDMAGDFVRLNIPLDASRPVLIALGSISDPESSRTYMDRRETALAVKFLSEKLLKERTVSLGVIDRYGDLIWLIQPGGSGEASQPEDLEQMIKFLEGTFELIQQSCRESLEVGMAITLSREESAWSRLPLVYDKARQVQHYRAGDGERMVQKVQLNEAAVPDTVRDRFLRDKVETLAAHLEAGRKEEFLRLFGEMAEPAGQECTRGNPYLTELYYTIALMLMSYTNRWEADGEIGASGLMQLEVYRTLGEALQYLRDTAELLFSVRKSGEQKRAAGVIDRICIYIEENLDQDLSLVRLADVIHFNPSYLSRLFKQERGINLSEYIEDMRVRQAKELLRRGELKVAEVGSLIGYVTPQSFTRVFKKWTGTTPQEYRADVVGG; from the coding sequence ATGCTGGTGTACAGGATGCTTATCGTTGATGATGAAGAGATTATCACAGATGGCCTGGCGGTTATTTTCGGCAAAATGGAGCTTGAACTGGACATCTACAAGGCCTATTCGGGCCACGAAGCGCTAAATCTGTTGCACCGGACCCGGGTGGACATTGTTCTGTCTGATATCTGCATGCCTGAGATGGACGGGCTGGAGCTGATGAAGCATATCCGCCGGAGCTGGCCGCAATGCAAAATCGTCTTCCTGACCGGACACAGCGACTTCAATTATGTCTACCAGGCGATTCAGGCTCCGGGTGTCCAATATGTGCTCAAGAATGAAGGCTATCCGAAGCTGATTGAGGCGGTAATGCGTGCGCTCCAGGAGCTGAACGACGCCATGCAGGTGAATGATCTGATCCGTGAATCCAAGGAGCAGCTTAACACGCTGGAGACCTTGGCGCAGGGCGATTATTTCCGCCATCTCATTCACAGCGTCAAGGCGGATCAGGATATGGCCGGGGACTTCGTCCGTCTGAACATTCCGCTGGATGCTTCGCGGCCGGTGCTGATCGCACTGGGCAGCATCAGTGATCCTGAATCCTCGCGCACGTATATGGACCGCCGGGAGACGGCGCTCGCGGTGAAGTTCCTGTCAGAGAAGCTGCTGAAGGAGCGGACGGTCAGCCTTGGGGTCATCGACCGGTACGGTGACCTGATCTGGCTGATTCAGCCGGGTGGTTCGGGAGAGGCTTCGCAGCCGGAGGATCTGGAGCAGATGATTAAATTCCTGGAAGGCACCTTCGAGCTGATTCAGCAGTCGTGCCGGGAATCGCTGGAGGTCGGGATGGCCATCACGCTTAGTAGGGAGGAGTCTGCCTGGTCCAGGCTTCCGCTTGTGTACGATAAAGCGAGGCAGGTTCAGCATTACCGGGCCGGGGACGGGGAGCGGATGGTGCAGAAGGTGCAGCTGAATGAAGCGGCAGTGCCGGATACCGTGCGTGACCGCTTCCTGCGTGACAAGGTGGAGACGCTGGCTGCACATCTGGAGGCGGGCCGCAAGGAGGAGTTCCTCCGGCTGTTCGGGGAGATGGCTGAACCGGCAGGGCAGGAATGCACGCGGGGCAATCCTTATCTGACTGAGCTGTATTACACCATTGCCCTGATGCTCATGTCGTATACGAACAGATGGGAAGCCGACGGGGAGATTGGGGCAAGCGGGCTGATGCAGCTTGAGGTCTACCGGACGCTGGGCGAAGCCTTACAATATCTTCGGGACACGGCAGAGCTGCTGTTCTCTGTCAGGAAGAGCGGGGAGCAGAAGCGGGCAGCAGGTGTCATCGACCGGATCTGCATATATATAGAAGAGAATCTCGACCAGGACCTGTCGCTGGTCCGTCTGGCCGATGTGATCCACTTCAATCCCTCGTATCTGTCCCGCCTGTTCAAGCAGGAACGGGGAATCAATCTGTCCGAGTATATCGAGGATATGCGCGTCCGCCAGGCCAAGGAGCTGCTGCGCAGAGGGGAGCTCAAGGTCGCCGAGGTCGGCTCGCTGATTGGCTACGTCACCCCGCAGTCCTTCACCCGGGTATTCAAAAAATGGACCGGAACCACGCCGCAGGAATACCGAGCGGATGTGGTTGGCGGGTGA
- a CDS encoding family 43 glycosylhydrolase has product MNEVSELIKLTVYTRIPNQDYTGSLSNSVHMACTDDHNGFQPLNRNYGLLFAVATVDEKNVIHEKGLKNPYLFRTQDGAFGIIAVRVDASGEDDGESRGQILLWTSPDLVTFDAQRLVRLDKERYVKEAVCALDSTGGYEIRWQDNDGNYYVNRLADLWKPEGISPPEPAEAYTVEQPARPLPGTRPGNVLTVDGPAGRKVQAAWTPVYNTGIRVAEQVSVRSAGELAKVRATALYSDSSTADKQVAWDTAEIDFTLPGTHTIHGKVVTYDLPFPLASGYADPVILPWNGRYYFLATNDNVNNIGIYVRVADTLQDLFVPGFQEAVILDLNEELNFIQTFWAPEFHVIGGELYILFAVGGKVWGPQCHLMKLNPGGDIMKAGDWSTPVRTKRMDGTPLAADGITLDMTYFKADSTSCVVWSYRKGIGTPLDTGSMLYIATVDEANPAVLTSEPVLLSRPLLGWENVQGTINNEGPYPLLTEDTVYIAYSGGAATGYTYAVGWLSIPRGGDVLDAGAWSKAGTPALSYYSLDGVYGPGHNSFFQDTDGTTLVLYHGEEQLVKHGTRCSAIHRVHYNSNGVPLLDVAGERDVHPDYADCTMQVTVLA; this is encoded by the coding sequence ATGAATGAGGTGTCAGAGCTAATAAAGCTTACAGTCTATACGCGCATACCGAACCAGGATTACACCGGGTCACTCAGCAACAGTGTTCATATGGCCTGCACAGATGATCATAACGGATTTCAGCCGCTTAACCGGAACTATGGCCTATTATTTGCCGTGGCCACCGTGGATGAGAAGAATGTGATCCATGAAAAAGGACTCAAAAATCCCTATTTGTTCCGCACACAGGATGGTGCTTTCGGGATTATTGCCGTAAGGGTTGACGCCTCGGGGGAGGATGACGGGGAGAGCAGAGGGCAGATTCTGCTGTGGACCTCGCCGGATCTGGTGACTTTCGATGCCCAGCGGCTTGTCCGGCTGGATAAAGAACGCTATGTAAAAGAAGCCGTCTGCGCACTGGACAGTACCGGCGGATATGAGATCCGCTGGCAGGACAACGACGGCAACTATTATGTGAACCGGCTGGCTGACCTGTGGAAGCCGGAAGGGATCTCGCCACCGGAGCCTGCAGAAGCATACACGGTAGAGCAGCCCGCAAGACCGCTGCCCGGAACCCGTCCGGGGAATGTGCTGACAGTGGATGGTCCAGCCGGCCGCAAGGTTCAGGCTGCCTGGACCCCGGTGTATAACACCGGTATTCGCGTAGCGGAACAGGTCAGTGTCCGCTCCGCAGGCGAATTGGCGAAGGTCAGAGCCACAGCGCTGTATTCTGACAGCTCCACTGCCGATAAGCAGGTAGCTTGGGACACCGCAGAGATTGATTTCACCTTGCCGGGAACGCATACCATACATGGAAAAGTAGTCACATATGACTTGCCGTTCCCGTTGGCAAGCGGCTATGCAGACCCGGTAATTCTTCCTTGGAACGGCAGGTATTACTTCCTGGCTACCAACGACAATGTCAATAATATCGGCATCTATGTCCGCGTGGCAGATACCTTGCAGGACTTATTCGTTCCGGGCTTCCAGGAAGCCGTTATACTGGACCTGAATGAGGAGCTGAATTTCATCCAGACCTTCTGGGCGCCGGAATTCCATGTCATCGGCGGGGAGCTGTACATCCTGTTCGCCGTTGGCGGTAAGGTATGGGGACCGCAATGCCATCTTATGAAGCTGAACCCCGGCGGTGATATTATGAAGGCCGGGGATTGGAGCACGCCGGTCCGGACGAAGCGAATGGACGGAACTCCTTTGGCCGCAGACGGCATTACGCTGGATATGACTTATTTCAAGGCAGACAGCACCTCCTGTGTAGTCTGGTCTTACCGCAAAGGGATCGGAACGCCGCTGGATACCGGCTCTATGCTGTACATCGCCACGGTAGATGAAGCGAACCCGGCGGTGTTAACCAGTGAGCCGGTGCTGCTGTCGCGTCCGCTGCTCGGCTGGGAGAATGTTCAGGGCACGATCAATAACGAAGGCCCGTATCCGCTTCTTACGGAAGATACCGTGTATATTGCCTATTCCGGCGGGGCGGCAACGGGATATACCTATGCGGTAGGCTGGTTAAGCATTCCACGGGGCGGCGATGTTCTGGATGCCGGTGCCTGGAGCAAGGCGGGTACGCCGGCACTTTCTTATTATTCGCTGGACGGGGTGTACGGTCCGGGGCATAATTCCTTTTTCCAGGATACAGATGGTACAACGCTAGTCCTCTACCACGGGGAAGAGCAACTGGTGAAGCATGGAACGAGATGCTCGGCGATCCACAGAGTCCATTACAACAGTAACGGGGTTCCACTGCTCGATGTGGCCGGGGAGAGAGATGTACATCCGGATTACGCCGACTGCACGATGCAGGTGACGGTGCTTGCTTAG
- a CDS encoding carbohydrate ABC transporter permease: protein MRPKKRFDGIAVLNATFLILVSLLCILPLIHIIAVSFSSSAAASAGYVRLWPVDFTFASYMYTMSRTEFWQSMLVSLTRIGIGTPLNLLLTILVAYPLSKESHALRFRSVYAWAFFVTMLFNGGLIPWYTTLKEYGLLDSIWALVLPGAVPVFSVVLLLNFFREIPKELEEAALIDGAGHFRTVWSIFVPISKPALATLALFSMVEHWNSWFDGLLLMGNPANYPLQSYIQTIVIQQNLSNMSRDAMLDLALISDRTLKSSQIFLGSLPIILAYPFLQKYFVKGIVLGSVKG from the coding sequence ATTCGCCCCAAAAAACGCTTTGACGGGATTGCGGTACTCAACGCAACCTTTCTGATTCTGGTCTCACTGCTCTGTATCCTGCCGCTCATTCATATTATAGCGGTGTCCTTCAGCTCCAGTGCTGCAGCCTCCGCAGGGTATGTCAGGCTCTGGCCGGTAGACTTCACGTTCGCCTCGTATATGTATACGATGAGCCGGACTGAATTCTGGCAGTCGATGCTTGTCTCCCTGACACGGATCGGCATCGGCACGCCGCTGAATCTTCTGTTAACGATCCTTGTAGCTTACCCGCTATCCAAGGAATCGCACGCTCTGCGGTTCCGCAGCGTCTATGCCTGGGCCTTCTTCGTCACGATGCTGTTCAACGGCGGGCTGATCCCCTGGTATACCACACTCAAGGAGTATGGCCTGCTCGATTCCATCTGGGCACTGGTATTGCCCGGCGCAGTTCCAGTGTTCAGCGTAGTGCTGCTGCTTAACTTCTTCCGGGAGATTCCGAAGGAGCTGGAAGAGGCGGCGCTGATTGACGGGGCCGGCCACTTCCGGACGGTCTGGTCCATCTTCGTGCCGATCTCAAAGCCCGCGCTGGCAACCCTGGCCTTATTCTCGATGGTGGAGCACTGGAACAGCTGGTTCGACGGCTTGCTGCTTATGGGGAATCCGGCCAACTATCCGCTGCAAAGCTATATTCAGACGATTGTCATCCAGCAGAACCTGTCGAATATGTCGCGTGATGCCATGCTTGATCTGGCGCTGATCTCGGACCGGACGCTGAAGTCCTCCCAGATCTTCCTCGGCTCCCTGCCGATTATTCTGGCGTATCCGTTCCTGCAGAAATATTTCGTGAAGGGAATTGTACTCGGCAGTGTCAAAGGTTAA
- a CDS encoding helix-turn-helix transcriptional regulator has product MYEHRYRENKLHGQPEFPLHIYRVEHQARVHSILPVHWHNEMEIIYLAEGLATFHIESREFDIQAGDALIVHPGELHSGMDTAMGGTCYYSIVFKGSWLSSPQPDRVQELFLDPVLQGSVRLPALLSAADAAHSPLLLLIRELLSRYERKAGAYEMGLKALLLLFIADSYQYGLTGLNPAAETRHGREYNRQIREVLSYMEAHSRDRLELDQLASVVALSRSHFCKFFKAQTGMRPMEYLNYIRISQAASLLRSGSYNVLEAALESGYQHVSYFSKWFKHYMNMTPSEYKARYSSGV; this is encoded by the coding sequence ATGTACGAACACCGTTACCGGGAGAATAAGCTGCACGGGCAGCCGGAATTTCCGCTACATATCTACCGGGTGGAGCATCAGGCCCGCGTGCATTCCATTCTTCCTGTGCATTGGCATAACGAAATGGAGATTATCTATCTGGCGGAAGGCCTCGCTACCTTCCATATCGAGAGCCGTGAGTTCGACATCCAGGCTGGAGATGCCCTGATCGTTCATCCCGGTGAACTTCATTCAGGCATGGACACCGCTATGGGCGGCACCTGTTATTATTCCATCGTGTTCAAAGGCTCCTGGCTGTCTTCACCGCAGCCCGACCGGGTACAGGAGCTGTTCCTGGACCCCGTCCTGCAAGGGTCGGTCCGGCTTCCCGCTCTATTATCTGCTGCAGATGCTGCCCACTCCCCCTTACTTCTGCTGATCAGGGAGCTGCTAAGCCGCTATGAGCGTAAGGCCGGGGCATACGAAATGGGTCTGAAGGCGCTCTTGCTGCTATTCATCGCGGACAGCTATCAATACGGGCTGACCGGGCTGAACCCGGCGGCGGAGACCCGGCACGGCCGGGAATATAACCGGCAGATCCGGGAGGTGCTGAGCTATATGGAGGCACATTCCCGCGACCGGCTGGAGCTGGATCAGCTTGCCTCTGTCGTAGCGCTGAGCCGCTCGCATTTCTGCAAGTTTTTCAAGGCTCAGACGGGGATGCGCCCGATGGAATATCTGAACTATATCCGCATCAGCCAGGCGGCCAGTCTGCTCCGCAGCGGATCATACAATGTGCTGGAGGCTGCACTGGAATCAGGCTACCAGCATGTCAGCTACTTTTCCAAGTGGTTCAAGCATTATATGAACATGACGCCCTCAGAGTACAAGGCCCGGTATTCTTCAGGCGTGTAG